The Agarilytica rhodophyticola genome has a window encoding:
- the glmU gene encoding bifunctional UDP-N-acetylglucosamine diphosphorylase/glucosamine-1-phosphate N-acetyltransferase GlmU produces MLDVVILAAGKGTRMCSNKPKVLHTIAGKPFLQHVVDRSRELDADNIHIVVGHGADSVRAEIGSENISYVQQTEQLGTGHAVKQALPQLQADSTVLILYGDVPLIKSETLKNLVSQVGEKSLGLLTVNLDNPSGYGRIIRDQDGSVVSIIEHKDANLEQQKVKEVNTGVMAVRSQDLQRWLPQLNNNNVQKEYLLPDIIAMAKAEGMSIETAQPAEESEVLGVNNRLQQAELERIYQVNMAKDLLAQGLTLLDPARFDCRGTLKVGKDCLVDINCVFEGDVTLGDNVKIGPNCHISDAVIGDDVEIKSHTVIENAQVGNNATVGPFARLRPQAELNEGAKIGNFVEIKKAVIGKGSKVSHLSYIGDAEIGSDVNIGAGTITCNYDGVNKFKTKISDGVFVGSNTALVAPINLGENVTVGAGSVVTVDVKDNDLAVARTRQRNISGWKRPVKK; encoded by the coding sequence ATGTTAGATGTTGTCATTCTTGCGGCCGGGAAAGGCACGCGCATGTGTTCAAATAAACCTAAAGTATTACACACCATTGCAGGAAAGCCCTTTTTACAGCATGTAGTTGATCGTTCCCGTGAGCTGGATGCCGACAATATTCATATTGTCGTAGGACATGGTGCAGATTCAGTTCGCGCTGAAATTGGTAGTGAAAATATTTCTTATGTGCAACAGACTGAGCAATTAGGCACCGGACATGCTGTGAAACAGGCGCTTCCCCAGCTACAAGCAGACTCCACCGTATTAATTTTATATGGCGATGTTCCTTTAATAAAAAGCGAAACACTGAAAAATCTTGTATCTCAAGTGGGTGAAAAGTCTTTGGGTTTGCTAACGGTAAATCTCGATAACCCCAGCGGCTATGGACGTATCATTCGCGATCAAGACGGCAGTGTTGTTAGCATTATTGAACATAAAGATGCGAATTTAGAACAACAAAAAGTCAAAGAAGTTAATACTGGTGTGATGGCGGTTAGAAGCCAAGATTTACAACGCTGGTTGCCGCAATTAAATAATAATAATGTACAAAAAGAATACTTACTACCCGATATCATCGCAATGGCCAAAGCCGAAGGTATGAGTATTGAAACGGCACAGCCCGCTGAAGAAAGTGAGGTACTCGGAGTTAACAATCGTTTGCAGCAAGCAGAACTAGAACGTATTTACCAAGTTAATATGGCTAAGGACTTACTTGCCCAAGGACTAACGCTACTAGACCCTGCTCGCTTTGATTGTCGTGGCACACTTAAAGTTGGCAAAGATTGCTTGGTTGATATTAATTGCGTTTTTGAAGGCGATGTCACCTTAGGAGACAATGTTAAAATTGGCCCTAATTGTCATATTAGCGATGCTGTCATCGGTGATGACGTTGAAATTAAATCACATACTGTTATTGAAAATGCACAGGTTGGAAATAATGCAACCGTGGGGCCTTTTGCCCGTTTACGGCCTCAAGCAGAGTTAAACGAAGGTGCTAAAATTGGCAACTTTGTCGAGATTAAAAAAGCAGTAATAGGTAAAGGTAGTAAGGTTAGTCACCTTAGCTACATCGGTGATGCAGAAATTGGCAGCGACGTAAACATTGGTGCCGGCACAATTACTTGTAATTACGATGGTGTTAATAAGTTTAAAACCAAAATAAGTGATGGTGTTTTTGTTGGTTCTAACACTGCTCTGGTTGCACCTATAAACCTGGGTGAAAATGTTACTGTAGGTGCAGGCTCAGTAGTAACAGTTGATGTAAAAGATAATGATCTTGCTGTTGCGCGTACCCGCCAAAGAAATATTAGCGGCTGGAAAAGACCTGTAAAAAAATAA